A stretch of DNA from Clostridia bacterium:
CCAAGCCACCGGCATGGCCATCTTTTTGGGGCGAAGCACGACCGCGGGCGTTCCCGCCCTGGCCCACCCTTCATTTTGGAATTATGCTGTAATCGTAATCAGCTTAACTGCCGGCACCATGTTTCTAATGTGGATGGGGGAGATGATTACCGAGCGCGGCATCGGCAACGGCATTTCTTTGCTCATCTTTGCTGGTATTGTTTCCCGGTTCCCCAGCATGGGCTACCAGGTAGTACAATACGTGCGCACCGGCGAGGCCAGCATCGTGGCGTTGATTTTCTTCCTGGTTATGGCAGTAGTGGTCATTGGCGGTATCGTAGCCATGAACGAGGGGCAGCGGCGCATCCCGGTACAATATGCTAAGAAGGTGGTCGGCCGGAGGGTTTATGGGGGGCAAAGCACCCACATACCTATGCGGGTGAACCAGGCCGGGGTTATCCCGGTGATCTTTGCCATTTCCATCCTTTTGTTTCCGTCGACCATCAGCACTTGGTTTCCTCACAATGCCTTTATGGCGGCAGTAACCAAGGTCTTTCGGCCCGGGACGGCTTTCTATCTCAGCCTTTACGCGCTGCTGATCATTTTCTTCACCTACTTCTACACGGCAGTGACGTTTAACCCCCGGGATGTTGCTGACAACATCAAGAAGTATGGTGGTTTTATCCCGGGCCTGCGCCCAGGGCGGCCTACGGCTGAGTACATCGAACGAGTATTGTCCAGGATTACCTTGGCCGGGGCAATATTCCTGGCGATAATCGCGCTTTTACCCAATTTTGTTGAGGCCACCACCGGAATGAACATCGCCTTTGGTGGCACCTCGCTCTTGATCGTAGTGGGCGTGGCCCTGGAGACTATGAAGCAGCTGGAGGCGCAGATGCTGATGCGCCATTACAAGGGCTTCCTAAAGTAAGGGCACCGGGCAAGATCACGGGGACTGGACCGGCGTTAGGCCTAGGTGGCTTGGAAGATATTGCTAGGGTATTGCCTCAGGAGTATGAGGCGGAAAAACGGAGGGAAAGTATATGCGGATTCTCTTAATGGGTCCGCCAGGGGCAGGTAAGGGCACCCAGGCGGAGGCCCTGGCTGAGAAACTAGGGGTTCCCCACATCGCCACCGGCGACATCTTTCGCAGCCAGATTGCCGCTGGCACTGCGTTGGGGAAAAAGGCCAAAGAATACACCGAATCTGGCCGGTTAGTTCCCGATGAGGTGACCATCGGCATGGTGAGCGAGCGGCTTAAGGAGTCTGATTGCCAAAGGGGCTTTATCCTGGATGGCTTTCCCCGAACCGTGGCTCAGGCCGAGGCCTTAGATCAGATC
This window harbors:
- the secY gene encoding preprotein translocase subunit SecY — encoded protein: QATGMAIFLGRSTTAGVPALAHPSFWNYAVIVISLTAGTMFLMWMGEMITERGIGNGISLLIFAGIVSRFPSMGYQVVQYVRTGEASIVALIFFLVMAVVVIGGIVAMNEGQRRIPVQYAKKVVGRRVYGGQSTHIPMRVNQAGVIPVIFAISILLFPSTISTWFPHNAFMAAVTKVFRPGTAFYLSLYALLIIFFTYFYTAVTFNPRDVADNIKKYGGFIPGLRPGRPTAEYIERVLSRITLAGAIFLAIIALLPNFVEATTGMNIAFGGTSLLIVVGVALETMKQLEAQMLMRHYKGFLK